One window from the genome of Thermodesulfovibrionales bacterium encodes:
- the corA gene encoding magnesium/cobalt transporter CorA, translated as MAKMLKKRSRKAGLPPGSLVYIGERGSDRTKITVLDYDEAHSEERETDTIAQCIVLKEKPSVTWINIDGVHNSGILQKLGECYGFHPLVLEDVMNTDQRPKMEDYADYFYVVLKMLHYSNENGGIAAEQVSLIVGRNFVFSFQEGIEGDVFGVVRERIRSDKSRIRRMGADYLAYSLIDAIVDNYFSILEKFGERIELLEERVVSKPATETLNEIHFLKREMIFLRRAIWPLREVINAMARGECPLIQEGTRIYLRDVYDHTIQIIDTVETFRDIISGMLDIYLSSVNNRMNAVIKVLTIIATIFMPLTFIAGIYGMNFKYMPELEWRLGYPMFWIVILAVTVAMLLFFKKKNWF; from the coding sequence ATGGCGAAAATGCTGAAAAAGAGATCGAGAAAGGCCGGGCTGCCGCCGGGCAGCCTCGTCTACATAGGAGAGCGGGGATCGGACAGAACGAAGATTACCGTGCTCGATTATGACGAGGCGCATTCCGAGGAAAGAGAGACAGACACGATCGCCCAATGTATCGTGCTCAAGGAGAAGCCGTCCGTGACGTGGATCAATATAGACGGCGTCCATAATAGCGGGATTCTTCAGAAACTGGGTGAATGCTACGGGTTCCATCCCCTCGTGCTTGAAGACGTCATGAATACGGATCAGAGGCCGAAGATGGAAGATTATGCAGACTACTTCTACGTCGTTCTGAAGATGCTCCATTATAGCAATGAGAACGGAGGCATAGCCGCCGAGCAGGTGAGTCTTATTGTAGGCCGGAATTTCGTCTTTTCCTTCCAGGAAGGCATCGAGGGTGATGTCTTCGGTGTCGTCAGGGAGCGCATCCGGAGTGATAAGAGCCGGATAAGGAGAATGGGGGCTGATTATCTCGCGTACTCTCTTATCGATGCCATCGTGGACAACTACTTCTCCATACTCGAAAAGTTCGGAGAGCGGATTGAACTCCTCGAAGAGCGAGTGGTGAGCAAACCCGCAACAGAGACCCTCAACGAAATCCATTTCCTGAAGCGAGAGATGATCTTTCTGAGAAGGGCGATCTGGCCCCTGCGGGAAGTTATTAATGCCATGGCGAGAGGTGAATGCCCGCTGATTCAGGAGGGCACGAGGATATACCTGAGGGATGTCTACGACCACACGATCCAGATTATCGATACGGTCGAGACGTTCCGCGACATCATATCGGGTATGCTCGATATCTATCTTTCGAGCGTTAATAACAGGATGAACGCGGTGATAAAAGTTTTGACCATCATAGCTACGATATTCATGCCCCTCACCTTCATAGCGGGAATTTACGGGATGAATTTCAAATACATGCCTGAATTAGAATGGCGTCTCGGGTACCCGATGTTTTGGATTGTCATACTCGCCGTCACCGTTGCGATGCTCCTGTTTTTTAAGAAGAAAAACTGGTTTTGA